Proteins encoded by one window of Sphaerodactylus townsendi isolate TG3544 linkage group LG04, MPM_Stown_v2.3, whole genome shotgun sequence:
- the LOC125432106 gene encoding uncharacterized protein LOC125432106 has translation MATRRGPYVNERAIKGPNQDLATPERNPEYGARLEHLIEITTNSLKDTAVFQQESKERMARLELELLNIKKEMDHFKKIDETLNIIKDGLKDHENRITDIEDSMEHLKENCLRQEDAVALLEYAQKENTMRIRGLSETEGEILSKRLMPTLQEVWDLKEEDAIREIDQLYRVNSRAAYDRKLPRDIIMHCVRKSLKDEILRHHSRQPLKIDGKTLIILKEIPQSIQRRRKDYKCLTDTLRKNNIIYRWIIPEGVSFVWNGKRLNITMVQRAQRAQEISQKLRKTIQEKGNSEDCDSEALEIRPVTQDRGMEGESANLICNGQTLISD, from the exons ATGGCAACTAGGAGAGGCCCATATGTGAATGAGAGAGCAATAAAAGGTCCCAACCAAGACCTGGCCACTCCAGAGAGAAACCCGGAATACGGGGCAAGACTGGAACACCTGATTGAAATCACAACAAACTCCTTAAAAGATACGGCAGTGTTCCAGCAGGAGTCTAAAGAGAGAATGGCCAGACTTGAGTTGGAGTTACTTAATATTAAAAAAGAGatggatcattttaaaaaaattgatgaaacgTTGAACATAATTAAAGATGGACTAAAAGACCATGAAAACCGAATCACAGATATTGAGGACTCAATGGAACATCTGAAAGAAAACTGCTTGAGGCAAGAAGATGCGGTGGCACTATTGGAGTATGCCCAGAAAGAGAATACAATGAGAATAAGAGGACTATCAGAGACTGAAGGCGAAATATTATCTAAGCGACTTATGCCGACGCTACAAGAAGTTTGGGATCTCAAAGAAGAGGACGCTATAAGAGAAATTGACCAACTGTATAGGGTGAATTCAAGAGCAGCCTACGACAGGAAACTTCCAAGAGATATAATCATGCATTGTGTAAGGAAAAGTTTGAAAGATGAAATCTTAAGGCACCATTCGAGACAACCCCTCAAAATAGATGGGAAAACATTGATTATACTGAAAGAGATCCCACAATCgatccagagaagaagaaaggattATAAATGCTTGACGGACACACTTAGGAAAAACAACATTATCTACCGCTGGATCATCCCTGAAGGGGTCTCCTTCGTCTGGAATGGAAAGAGATTGAATATCACTATGGTACAGAGAGCGCAGAGAGcgcaggagatctcccaaaagCTGAGAAAGACcatccaagaaaaaggaaa CAGCGAGGATTGTGATAGCGAGGCACTGGAAATCAGACCAGTTACCCAAGATCGAGGAATGGAGGGAGAAAGTGCAAACCTTATATGTAATGGACAGACTCTCATTTCAGATTAA